Proteins from a genomic interval of Quercus robur chromosome 9, dhQueRobu3.1, whole genome shotgun sequence:
- the LOC126699839 gene encoding putative disease resistance RPP13-like protein 1, translated as MVGALVGAIVGSLLSVSLKAAYDKLTSPEVVNYFKRKNNDLLLTKLKMLLNSADAVLIDAEEKQITNSAVKKWLDDLRDAVYVADDLLDDIGTEALVAEFSDDNEWSLQSLHSLKEFIIAYPSKASLPPSLIRFSILTFQNLKLLDGKGLQHLTSLQELSIIWCKNIDKCCKLKPWCKNWSKIAHIEVDNKVIPRKP; from the exons ATGGTTGGAGCCTTGGTGGGTGCAATCGTTGGATCATTGCTCTCTGTATCCCTTAAGGcggcttatgacaagttgactTCTCCTGAGGTTGTCAACTACTTCAAGCGAAAGAACAATGATTTATTGCTGACAAAATTGAAGATGCTGCTGAATTCTGCTGATGCAGTACTCATTGATGCGGAGGAGAAGCAAATTACAAACTCAGCCGTGAAAAAGTGGCTGGACGATCTCAGAGATGCTGTTTATGTTGCGGATGACCTCCTGGATGACATAGGCACTGAAGCCTTAGTAGCTGAATTTTCGGATGATAATGAG TGGAGTTTACAGAGTCTTCACTCTCTCAAAGAATTCATTATTGCCTATCCAAGTAAGGCGTCGTTGCCCCCTAGTCTTATCCGATTCTCCATCTTAACTTTTCAAAATCTGAAATTGCTGGATGGTAAGGGACTTCAACACCTCACCTCGCTCCAAGAATTGTCGATTATTTGGTGTAAAAATATTGACAAGTGCTGTAAGCTGAAACCATGGTGTAAGAATTGGTCCAAGATTGCTCACATCGAGGTTGACAACAAAGTGATTCCACGTAAGCCATAA